The Deinococcus planocerae genomic sequence GCTCTGGCACTGATGACGGTCATGCCAGACGTTCATTTGAACCGCCTGCTCCTGACGTTCAGCAGAAACTCGGAATTTCTCCGCCAGCACGGCTATTCACTGCGCTATGCGAGGTGCAACTCCTGAGATCAGGGGAGCTATACGTCGTTATCAACGATGTTGATGAGGCGCGTTGGGATAACGCAGGACTCTTCTTTCTCAGACTGACTCGCCATCAATGGCTTTGATCAGGAAGCAACACGTCTCGCCGATACTCATGGAATGCAATCTCACCGTGCGGCGGGTCGCTGCGTTCCGGGAGGAGCGACACGACCAGCGCGAAATCGTACGCTTGGCCCTTCGCTCTGCGTGAAGTCGTGGCCGTCTTCCTCGGCGAGGCTCCCGTACAGCTCCTGGGAGGGCCGGATGGGCCGCCCGCCGGGCAGACGCGTGGAAACGTCCGGGTGGCCCGGATGCCCGGGAACCTTGTAAGAATCCTGTGAGGAAGCGCCGCTATTCTAAAAAAATGAAGGGCTTTCCCGGCACCTTCCGCTCTCCCAGGGAGCACTCCCGAAGGGTCGCACGGTTTTCGCTGCGGCTCAAGGTGCTGCTGGCGCTGGCGCTGGCGGGACTGTGCCTGATGGGGACGCTGGGGGCGCTGCTGCCCACGCTGGTGGTCACGCGTTTCAACCGTCAGGAGGAGCGGCGCATGCACGCCGACACCCTGCGGGTCGCTGAGGCGCTGGGCACCGAGCTGGAGACCCTGAGCACCTACGTCCTGAACTGGTCGGCGTGGGACGACACCTACGCGTACGTGGGGCGCCCGACCCGCGCCTTCGAGGCCTCCAACCTCATTCCGGGGAGCTTCGAGGCCGGGCGGCTCAACCTGATCCTGTTCCTCAACCGGCGCGGCGACCTCGTGACCGCGCGGGCCTACGACCTCGTGGGGCACCGGCTGGTGCCCGCCGGGGGACTCGGGCAGGAGGTGTTGCGGCGGGCCGGGAGCTTCCTGCGCCCCCGGGGGGAGGCGGACACCCGCCAGGGCATTGTGACGCTGCCTTCCGGGTCGTGGCTGCTTGCCGCGCGGCCCATCCTGACGAGCACGGGACAGGGGCCGTCGGCGGGCACGCTGGTGATGGGGCGGCGGCTGACCCCCACGCTGCTGCGCGACCTCAAGCGCGACGCCGGGCTGAGCCTGAGCCTCACGCCCGCGCCCGCCTCCCTCGCCGAGCGGGTGGCGCGGGCGCCGGGGGGCGTGCTCGTGCAGGCGCGCGACGAGCGGCGGCTGGAGGGCTTCACCGTCGTCCGGGACCTCGCCGGGCGCCCCTCCCTGGCGCTCGTGGTGGGGGCCGCGCGCGAGGACCACGCCAACGGGCTCGTCACCGCCCGCACGATCATGGTGGCGGTGTTCGCGGTCGTCTTGCTCTTCACGGTGCTCACGATGCAGCTTGTGGAACGGCTCGTCCTGAGGCGGCTGGGCCACTACCGGCAACAGGTCCGGACGATCATGCACCAGGGGCTGCCGCAGACCCGCTTCCCGGTTCGGGGCCGCGACGAGCTCAGCGACCTGGGGCAGGCGCTCAACGCCCTGCTCGACCAAACCGAGCACAGTCGGCGGCGGCTGGAACATCAGGCGACCCACGACGAGCTGACGGGCCTGCCCAACCGGCTGGCCTTCAAGCGGACGCTGGCGGCCCTGATCGGGGACGGACGGCCCTTCGCGGTGGTGTTGATCGACCTCGACAACTTCAAGGGGATCAACGACACCCTGGGCCACGAGGTCGGGGACGAGGTGCTGCGGGGGGCTGCCGCGCGGCTGACCGGGGCGCTACCCGCGGGGGCCTTGCTCGCGCGGCTGGGCGGCGACGAGTTCGCGGTGCTGCTCCCGGAGGTGGACGCCGAGGACGCCGGCGTCCGGACCCGCGCCCTGCTGGACACCCTGGCGCCTCCCCTCCCCACGAGCGCGGTGGAGTTGCGGGTGCAGGCGAGCGCGGGGATCAGCCTCTGGCCCGACGACGACGTGCACGAGTCGGCCCTGCTCAAGTACGCCGACCTCGCCATGTACGGGGCCAAGGCCGTCGGGAGCGGCGTACAGCGGTACCACGCCGGACTCTCACAGGACGCGCAGCGCCGCAGCGAACTCGAGCGCAGCCTTCAGGACGTCCTCGGGCGGGGCGAGCTGTGGCTGGCCTATCAACCGGTGGTCGAACTCGCCACGGGGCGGGCGGTGAGCTGCGAGGCGCTGCTGAGGTGGCAGAGCCCGGTGCACGGGGCCGTGTCGCCCGCCCAGTTCATCCCCATCGCCGAGGAGCGCGGGCTGATCCACGAGATCGGCGGGTGGGTACTGCGCGAGGCCTGCACGCTCGCGGCCCGCTGGCAGCAGGGGGGTCAGCCTCTCAGGGTCGCGGTGAACGTCAGCGCCGTGCAACTGCGCCACCCCGGCTTCGCGCGGGACGTGGCGGCCACCCTCTGCGCCACCGGGCTTTCGCCCACGCAACTCGAACTCGAGGTCACCGAAACCGCCGTCATGGCCGACCTCGCCGGGGCCACCCGGCAGCTCTCGCAGGTGCGGGCGCTGGGGGTGTCGGTGGCGCTGGACGACTTCGGGACCGGATACGCGAGCCTCGAACTCGTGCGGGAGTTGCCCCTCGACAAGCTCAAGCTCGACCGTTCCTTCGTGACGGGCGCCGAGCGCGACACCCGGCGGCAGGTCATCGTCGCCTCGATCATCCACATGGCGGGCGACCTCGGCCTCACGGTCGTCGCCGAGGGTCTGGAGACGCCGGGGCAGCGTGACATGCTCGTCGCGCTGGGCTGCCCGCTCGCCCAGGGCTACCTCTACGCCCGCCCCCTGGGTGAGGGGGACCTGCGCCGGTACCTCAGCGAGGAGACCCTGCGGGTGGGCGCCTAGCGTTCGTGGGACACCGCACGGAGGTCAGGCCCAACGCTCCAGGCCGCCCGAGGCGACGGGACCGGGCCTCCTGAACGGCCCGACTGCGAGTCCAAGGAACTGTCCTGGAACGCGGCGCGGGGCCTGGCCGTGGGATTCTTGCGCCCGCGTCCCCGTCCGGGCGAGGCGTGTCGTTCCGTGACCGGGAAATTCTCAACGGCACGGCCTCCGGGAAAGCCGTATCCTCTGGCCCGTCCCGATGGAACATCCCCTGCGTCTCCTCCCCTCCGCCACGCTCGGCGCCCTGGCACCCGGCATCCTCGCCGTGGCGCTGTGGAGCAGCTCGACCGTGGTGGAGAAGGTGCTGCTGGGCCGGATGCCGCCGGTCACCCTGCTTGCGTGGCAGCTCGGGGTGAGCGTGGCCCTGCTGTGGGGCGCCCTGCTGCTGAGGGGTGGGCGGGTGCCGCGCGGCGCGTGGGCGCGGCTGGGCTGGCCGGGCCTGCTGCAACCGGGGGTCGCCAACCTGTTGCTGCTCCTCGGCCTCGTCCTGACGAGCGCGAACACCTTCTCCTTGCTCAACTCGTGCGAGACGGTGTTCGGGCTGCTCTTCGCGCGGGCGCTGCTCGGTGAGCGGGTGGGCCGGGTCACGGCGGTGCTCGCCGGGCTCGCCACCCTGGGCGTGATGCTCGTGGCGCTGGGCGCCCCGCAGGAGGGAGGGGCGAACACCTGGGCCGGAGTGGGGCTGGTGCTGGGCGGCACGGTGTTCGCCGCGCTGTACGGGGTCGTGAGCCGCCCCGCCGCCGCCGCGCCGGAAACGCCCCCGCTGCTTCTCACGGCGCTGCATCAGACGCTCGGGCTCGCGGTCGTGCTCGCCGTCTGGGGGCTGGCGCTGACTCGTGGGGAGGGGGCGGCCCTGGGGAAGATCAGCCCCGCCACCTGGGCGTGGGCGGGGCTGGCGGGGGTCTTCCAGTACGCGGTGCCGTTCTGGCTCTTCCTGACCGCGCTGCGGCGCCTGAGCGCGAGCACCGTGTCGCTGCTCTTCACGCTGGGGCCGGTCTTCGTGATCGTCTTCGCCTTCGTGGTGCTCGGCGAGTGGCTCTCCCCCCTCCAGTGGTGGGGGGCCGCCCTCACCCTGACGTCCCTGGCCCTTATCGCGGCGTGGACGGGCCGGGAGAGCGCCTGACGCCCCAGGGCGATGGGGGGCGGCTCAGGCGGGCGGCGCGGCCTGAATGGAGGGCCCGCCGTCGGAACGGTCCGGGTGGGGCAGTTCGAGAGCGCGCCCGGCGGGCAGGGGCAGGTGCTGCGCCCCGGTCTCCTCCAGCGCCCCGAAGCGCACATGCCGCTGGCTGATGAACCAGATCTCGTCGCGGTCGTTGGGCAGGATGAAGTAGGCCTCGGCGGTTTCCGACGGCGAGTAGATGCCCAGCACCCGGTACAGGCGGTTCCTGGAAAACCCGCTCTCCAGCGGACGGGGCATGGGCGCGCGCGGCCCACCGAACTCCTCGATGCGGACGAACATATCCTTGTTGTAGGCGAGCATAGGGCAGGATGAAAAAAGGCACCCGCCCGCGTCAAGGCAAAAGTTAACATTTCATCAGAAACTGGTGAGTGTCCTGAAATGGTGAATGACGAAAATGGGCGGCAGGGACGCGGACAGTCCTACAAACCCCGGTACCCATTCTCACGTGTGGCCTAAGGTTTCGCGTCCTCGCCGCGCTGGGTGAGGAGAGGCGAGGTCAGCCCTAGAGCAGGGCCGGAGCGCGGCGTCCCACGCACACCACACGGGGAACGCGCCTAGCCCGCCTTCGCGCCCCGGCCCAGGGCGGCGAGGACCTCCGCCGCCGCACGCTCACCGCTCGCGCACGCACCCTCCATGAAGCCCTGGAAGGTGCCGCCGGTGTGTTCGCCCGCAAAGTGCACCCCGCCGACGGGCTCGGCCTCGGCCCCGCCGATGGTGGTCCACTGGCCCACCCGGTAGGCGGAGTAGGAACCCAGGGAGAGGGCATGGCCCGGCCAGTGGGCGCGGATGGCGGGAGAAGCGTCGCGCGCCCCCCGGATGCCCGGGAACACCCGCTCCATCTCGGCGAGCCAGGCCGACACGTGGGCCTCGGCGTCCCCCGTGCCGACCTCCACGCCGCGGCGCCCGCCCACGAAGTTCGTCAGGGCGCCCGCGGGTCCCGCCGCGTTCGGCGTGCGGCTGCTCTCCCAGGTCGTCTGGAAGGCCCGGTCGGAGTAGGTGTAGCCGTTCGAGCCGTGGCGGGTGCGCCACACGCGCTCGGAGAAGCCCGCGATGAGCTTGGCGTTCGTGCCGTACCCGATGGTCTCGATGGAACGCCGCTTGACCTCGGGAAGGGGCAGACGCAGCTCCACCCCGCGCAGCACGCTGAAGGGCAGCGCCAGGATGACGCGGGAGGCACGCACCTCCTGCGAGCTCCCGCCGCGGGCGAAGGTGAGGGTGTAGCGCCCGTCACTCGCCTGCGTCAGCGCCTCCAGGCGGGCGCCGAGGTCGAGGTCGGAGGCCAGCAGTTGCCCCAGCCGCCTGGGAATCGCGCCGTTGCCCTCCTCGGCGGTGTAGCGCATGTCGCTGACCCCGAAGATCTCGAAGCGCTCGGGCCGGGTGCCGATGAGGTAGATCAGGTTCAGGCTCGACTGCTCGGTCGCCTCCAGGCCGTACTCGGTGACGTAGGCCACCTCGATCAGGTCGCGCAGGAAGCGGGGCACGTCGGGGCGGTCGAGGTAGTCGCGCAGGGAGGTGCGGTCGAGGCCCGCCGCGTTGCCGGGGGTCTGGTAGCTCACGGACTCCACGTTCAGCGAGGCGAGGTCCGCCTCGATCCGCCGCGCGAGGGGCCCGAAGGCTTCGAGCACCTGGGGGTCGGTGTATTGCCGCCCGCCGAACTCGAAGACCTCGGGCAGCAGCCTGTCCCCCGCGTCGCCCGCGAGCAGGTCGCGCAGCCCCACCCCGAGTTCGCCCGCGAGGCGGCGGATGGACGTGTGCCCCGTGTCGATGAACTCGCCCCCGAGTTCGACGTGCCGCCCCCCGAAAACGCCGTACTGGGTGAACACGCGTCCGCCCACCCGCTGCCCCGCCTCGTACCCCCGCACGGGCACCCCGGCCCGCCGCAGCCGGTACGCCGCCGTGAGCCCCGCGAGACCCGCCCCCACGACGACCACCGGACCAGCGCCTGCGGCCTTCCCCCGCACCCCCGGCAGGGTGGGCGTCTGCGCCGAGACGCGGGAGCCCAGCGCCAGCCCCGCCGCGCCCGCCGCCCCGGCCCGCAGCAGGGCCCGGCGCCGCGCGTCGTGGGCGAGTTCGAGCGCCTGCGCCTCCCGCCACCCCCGGGTCTGCACGAGCCGGGCCAGCGCGAAGAGGGCCCGCAACCGGGCGAGCAGAGCGGACCGGCTCAAGTTCTTCCCCTCAGGCTGTTCATGATTCCTCCATTTTATCAGCGTGGCCTCATCCCTCTTGTCCGGAAGTTCACAAGTGCCAGTGGAGATGTGGCCTGGCCCACGCGGCGGCCCATCCCTGCGCGCACAGGGAGGCCCTGCCGTCTACACCACACATGGACAACCCCACCCGAGTATTTATGCAGTCTTCGTATGCTTTGAGGTCAAAGGACGAGGCCGCGCAAGAGGCCGAAGAGAGGAGTGCCTCATGGACCACGACGACCAGCACCCGCCCTCCCCCCGAGAGATCGGGGCACTCACCGAACACGGCCTGTACCGCCGCGAGCACGAACACGACGCGTGCGGCGTCGGCTTCATCGCCCACATGCGGGGCCAGAAGTCCCACGAGATCGTCAGCCAGGGGCTGAGGATCTTGGAAAACCTCGACCACCGGGGGGCCGTCGGCGCCGACGAGCTGATGGGCGACGGGGCCGGAATTCTTATTCAGATTCCCGACGAGTTCTACCGCGCCGAGATGAGCAAACAGGGCGTGACGCTGCCCAGGCCCGGCGAGTACGGCGTCGGCATGATCTTCTTGCCCAAGGAACACGCCTCGCGCCTCGCCTGCGAGCAGGAGCTGGAGCGGGCGATCAAGGCCGAGGGACAGGTCCTCCTCGGCTGGCGCGACGTGCCGGTAGACCGCGAGATGCCGATGTCCCCGACGGTGCGCGCCAAGGAACCCGTCATCCGGCAGGTCTTCATCGGCCACGGGACGGACATCCTGGTGCCGGACGCGCTGGAGCGCAAGCTGTACGTGATCCGCAAGCGGGCCTCGCTCGCCATCCTGCGGCTCAAGCTCACCCACGGGCGCGAGTATTACGTGCCCTCCATGTCGTGCCGCACGGTTATTTATAAGGGCCTGCTGCTCGCCGGGCAGGTCGGCCAGTATTACCTCGACTTGCAAGACGAGCGGGTGGTGTCGGCCCTCGCGCTCGTGCACCAGCGGTTCTCGACGAACACCTTTCCCGAGTGGTATCTGGCCCACCCCTACCGCATGGTCGCGCACAACGGTGAGATCAACACGGTGAAGGGCAACTTCAACTGGATGCGGGCGCGGGAAGGCGTGATGAAGTCCCCCGTCCTCAACGGCGACCTCCGCAAGCTCTACCCCATCAGCCTGCGGGGGCAGTCGGACACGGCCACCTTCGACAACGCGCTCGAACTCCTGACGATGGCGGGCTACCCCCTCGCCCACGCGATGATGATGCTGATTCCCGAGGCGTGGGAGCAGCACACCGGGATGGACGAGCGCCGCCGCGCCTTCTACGAGTACCACGCGGCGATGATGGAGCCCTGGGACGGCCCCGCCGCGATTGCGTTCACCGACGGGCGGCAGATCGGCGCGACCCTCGACCGCAACGGGTTGCGTCCGGCCCGCTACATCGTCACCAAGGACGACCTCGTGGTGCTGGCGTCCGAGGCGGGCGTGCTGCCCATCCCCGAGCACCGGATCGTGAAGAAGTGGCGTCTCCAGCCCGGGCGGATGTTCCTCCTCGATCTGGACGAGGGGCGAATCATCGAGGACGAGGAGCTGAAGTCCCGGTACGCCTCTGCCAAGCCGTACCGGCAGTGGATCGAGAACGTCCGCGTCAAGCTCGACGACATGGCGACCCGGGTGGACGCCCCGGCCCCGCGCGAGGCCCTGCTCGACCGTCAGCAGGCGTTCGGGTACACGCAAGAAGACCTCAAGTTCCTGCTCAACCCCCTCGCCGCCGCCGGGGAGGAGGGCGTCGGCTCGATGGGCAACGACTCGCCGCTCGCGGTGCTGTCCAGCCGGAACAAGCCGCTCTACAACTACTTCCGGCAGCTTTTCGCGCAGGTGACGAACCCGCCCATCGACCCCATCCGCGAGTCTATCGTCATGTCATTGGTGTCCTTCATCGGGCCCAGGCCCAACCTGCTCGACATCAATGCGGTCAACCCGCCGCTGCGGCTGGAGGTCACGCAGCCCATCCTCGACCCCGAGGACATGGCGCGGCTGCGCGGGATCGCGGAGCAGACGAACGGGAAGTTCAGGCCCTACGAGCTGAACATCTGTTACCCGGCCCTCTGGGGCAACGAGGGCATCGAGGCCAAGCTCGCCTCCCTGCGCGCCGAGGCGGTGGACGCGCTGGAGACCGGGCACAACATCCTGATCCTGACGGATAGGGGCATGGACCGCGATCACGTCGCCATTCCCGCCGCGCTCGCCCTCTCCGCCATCCACCAGCACCTCGTCAGGGAGGGCCTGCGGACGACCACCGGCCTCGTCGTGGAGACGGGCTCGGCGCGGGAGGTGCACCACTTCGCCGTTCTGGCCGGGTACGGGGCGGAGGCGATTCACCCCTACCTCGCGCTGGAGACGATCTCGGACCTGCACCCGGAGACGCCGGGAAAGGCCGTCCACAACTACATCAAGGGCGTGGGCAAGGGGCTGTCCAAGGTCATGTCGAAGATGGGCATCAGCACTTATATGTCGTACTGCGGCGCCCAGATTTTCGAGGCGGTCGGGCTGAGCGAGGACCTCGTGCAGAAGTACTTCCGGGGCACGGCGACGCAGGTGGGCGGCATCGGCGTGTTCGAGGTAGCGGAAGAGGCATTGCGGGTCCACCGCGCGGCCTTCGGGGAGGACCCCTTCCTGGCGAACATGCTCGACGTGGGCGGCGAGTACGCCTGGCGGGCGAAGGGCGAGGAGCACATGTGGACGCCCGACGCCATCGCCAAGCTCCAGCACGCGACGCGCTCGGGCCGCTTCGAGACGTACCGCGAGTACGCCCGGATCATCAACGACCAGTCCCGGCGGCACATGACCCTGCGCGGCCTATTTGAACTGAAAGCCGACCCGGAGAAGGCGATCCCGCTGGATGAAGTGGAGCCCGCCGCCGAGATCGTCAAGCGGTTCGCTACGGGCGCGATGTCCCTCGGCTCGATCAGCACCGAGGCGCACACCACCCTCGCCGTTGCCATGAACCGCATCGGCGGCAAGTCGAACACGGGCGAGGGCGGAGAGGACCCGGCGCGGTATCGCGGGGAAATGAGTGGTGAGACGATCACGGCGGGCACCCGGCTCGCGGACATCCTCGGCGAGGGCCGCGTCGAGTCTGCCGCCGACTACGAACTTCAGGACGGCGACTCGCTGCGGTCGAAGATCAAGCAGGTGGCGTCGGGCCGCTTCGGGGTGACGACGGAATACCTCGTCTCCGCCGACCAGATTCAGATCAAGATGGCGCAGGGGGCCAAGCCGGGCGAGGGCGGGCAGCTCCCCGGCGGCAAGGTGAGCGAGTACATCGGGATGCTGCGGCACTCCGTTCCCGGCGTGGGTCTGATCTCCCCTCCCCCACACCACGACATTTACTCCATCGAGGACCTCGCGCAGCTTATCCACGACCTCAAGAACGCCAACCCGCGCGCCGACGTGTCGGTCAAGCTGGTGTCGGAGGTCGGCGTGGGCACCATCGCGGCGGGCGTGGCGAAGGCGAAGGCCGACCACGTGGTGATCGCCGGGCACGACGGCGGGACGGGTGCCTCGCCGTGGTCCTCCATCAAGCACGCGGGCTCGCCGTGGGAACTGGGGCTGGCGGAGACGCAGCAGACGCTGGTGCTCAACCGCCTGCGGAGCCGAATCC encodes the following:
- a CDS encoding putative bifunctional diguanylate cyclase/phosphodiesterase, with amino-acid sequence MKGFPGTFRSPREHSRRVARFSLRLKVLLALALAGLCLMGTLGALLPTLVVTRFNRQEERRMHADTLRVAEALGTELETLSTYVLNWSAWDDTYAYVGRPTRAFEASNLIPGSFEAGRLNLILFLNRRGDLVTARAYDLVGHRLVPAGGLGQEVLRRAGSFLRPRGEADTRQGIVTLPSGSWLLAARPILTSTGQGPSAGTLVMGRRLTPTLLRDLKRDAGLSLSLTPAPASLAERVARAPGGVLVQARDERRLEGFTVVRDLAGRPSLALVVGAAREDHANGLVTARTIMVAVFAVVLLFTVLTMQLVERLVLRRLGHYRQQVRTIMHQGLPQTRFPVRGRDELSDLGQALNALLDQTEHSRRRLEHQATHDELTGLPNRLAFKRTLAALIGDGRPFAVVLIDLDNFKGINDTLGHEVGDEVLRGAAARLTGALPAGALLARLGGDEFAVLLPEVDAEDAGVRTRALLDTLAPPLPTSAVELRVQASAGISLWPDDDVHESALLKYADLAMYGAKAVGSGVQRYHAGLSQDAQRRSELERSLQDVLGRGELWLAYQPVVELATGRAVSCEALLRWQSPVHGAVSPAQFIPIAEERGLIHEIGGWVLREACTLAARWQQGGQPLRVAVNVSAVQLRHPGFARDVAATLCATGLSPTQLELEVTETAVMADLAGATRQLSQVRALGVSVALDDFGTGYASLELVRELPLDKLKLDRSFVTGAERDTRRQVIVASIIHMAGDLGLTVVAEGLETPGQRDMLVALGCPLAQGYLYARPLGEGDLRRYLSEETLRVGA
- a CDS encoding DMT family transporter, producing the protein MEHPLRLLPSATLGALAPGILAVALWSSSTVVEKVLLGRMPPVTLLAWQLGVSVALLWGALLLRGGRVPRGAWARLGWPGLLQPGVANLLLLLGLVLTSANTFSLLNSCETVFGLLFARALLGERVGRVTAVLAGLATLGVMLVALGAPQEGGANTWAGVGLVLGGTVFAALYGVVSRPAAAAPETPPLLLTALHQTLGLAVVLAVWGLALTRGEGAALGKISPATWAWAGLAGVFQYAVPFWLFLTALRRLSASTVSLLFTLGPVFVIVFAFVVLGEWLSPLQWWGAALTLTSLALIAAWTGRESA
- a CDS encoding flavin monoamine oxidase family protein; translation: MSRSALLARLRALFALARLVQTRGWREAQALELAHDARRRALLRAGAAGAAGLALGSRVSAQTPTLPGVRGKAAGAGPVVVVGAGLAGLTAAYRLRRAGVPVRGYEAGQRVGGRVFTQYGVFGGRHVELGGEFIDTGHTSIRRLAGELGVGLRDLLAGDAGDRLLPEVFEFGGRQYTDPQVLEAFGPLARRIEADLASLNVESVSYQTPGNAAGLDRTSLRDYLDRPDVPRFLRDLIEVAYVTEYGLEATEQSSLNLIYLIGTRPERFEIFGVSDMRYTAEEGNGAIPRRLGQLLASDLDLGARLEALTQASDGRYTLTFARGGSSQEVRASRVILALPFSVLRGVELRLPLPEVKRRSIETIGYGTNAKLIAGFSERVWRTRHGSNGYTYSDRAFQTTWESSRTPNAAGPAGALTNFVGGRRGVEVGTGDAEAHVSAWLAEMERVFPGIRGARDASPAIRAHWPGHALSLGSYSAYRVGQWTTIGGAEAEPVGGVHFAGEHTGGTFQGFMEGACASGERAAAEVLAALGRGAKAG
- a CDS encoding glutamate synthase-related protein, whose translation is MDHDDQHPPSPREIGALTEHGLYRREHEHDACGVGFIAHMRGQKSHEIVSQGLRILENLDHRGAVGADELMGDGAGILIQIPDEFYRAEMSKQGVTLPRPGEYGVGMIFLPKEHASRLACEQELERAIKAEGQVLLGWRDVPVDREMPMSPTVRAKEPVIRQVFIGHGTDILVPDALERKLYVIRKRASLAILRLKLTHGREYYVPSMSCRTVIYKGLLLAGQVGQYYLDLQDERVVSALALVHQRFSTNTFPEWYLAHPYRMVAHNGEINTVKGNFNWMRAREGVMKSPVLNGDLRKLYPISLRGQSDTATFDNALELLTMAGYPLAHAMMMLIPEAWEQHTGMDERRRAFYEYHAAMMEPWDGPAAIAFTDGRQIGATLDRNGLRPARYIVTKDDLVVLASEAGVLPIPEHRIVKKWRLQPGRMFLLDLDEGRIIEDEELKSRYASAKPYRQWIENVRVKLDDMATRVDAPAPREALLDRQQAFGYTQEDLKFLLNPLAAAGEEGVGSMGNDSPLAVLSSRNKPLYNYFRQLFAQVTNPPIDPIRESIVMSLVSFIGPRPNLLDINAVNPPLRLEVTQPILDPEDMARLRGIAEQTNGKFRPYELNICYPALWGNEGIEAKLASLRAEAVDALETGHNILILTDRGMDRDHVAIPAALALSAIHQHLVREGLRTTTGLVVETGSAREVHHFAVLAGYGAEAIHPYLALETISDLHPETPGKAVHNYIKGVGKGLSKVMSKMGISTYMSYCGAQIFEAVGLSEDLVQKYFRGTATQVGGIGVFEVAEEALRVHRAAFGEDPFLANMLDVGGEYAWRAKGEEHMWTPDAIAKLQHATRSGRFETYREYARIINDQSRRHMTLRGLFELKADPEKAIPLDEVEPAAEIVKRFATGAMSLGSISTEAHTTLAVAMNRIGGKSNTGEGGEDPARYRGEMSGETITAGTRLADILGEGRVESAADYELQDGDSLRSKIKQVASGRFGVTTEYLVSADQIQIKMAQGAKPGEGGQLPGGKVSEYIGMLRHSVPGVGLISPPPHHDIYSIEDLAQLIHDLKNANPRADVSVKLVSEVGVGTIAAGVAKAKADHVVIAGHDGGTGASPWSSIKHAGSPWELGLAETQQTLVLNRLRSRIRVQADGQMKTGRDVVIGALLGADEFGFATAPLVAEGCIMMRKCHLNTCPVGVATQDPVLRQKFTGKPEHVINYFFFVAEEVRELMASLGIRKFDDLIGRADLLDTKQGIEHWKAQGLDFSRLFHVPAVPSEVARRHVETQDHGLERALDVTLIEKCRPALERGEKVQLLEDARNVNRTVGAMLSGEVIRRHPDGLPDMTIFIQMEGHGGQSFGAFLAPGVTLYLIGDANDYTGKGLSGGRVAVRPSIDFRGDATKNIIVGNTVLYGATSGEAFFRGVAGERFAVRLSGATAVVEGTGDHGCEYMTGGTVVVLGRTGRNFAAGMSGGIAYVYDEDGSFASRCNTAMVSLDRVVPAGEQEATIERRFWHRGQTDEAQLRQLLEDHHTWTGSLRARDLLDNWEREMPRFVKVFPREYERALGELHSDAGHGPAEVGEATGQGVLTK